gacaaaccgacaaacagacaaacagaaaaaagtggtggcgatggattctacgacattccaaacgtcaagtacacattttttttttagaaatattggatgtacagacacgattttctcgagatttattatagtatagatagatagaagatagatttccttcgtttttcaaaaaaaattatagcttaaAAAActacatcttttttgtttctcacgtgattttaatgaaataagttctagattcccttctggattacaggctatccatctgtgaaagtctcatacaaatccatttgttagtttccgagattatcgatatcatacagacaaacagccaaaccgacaaacagacaaacataaAAAAGTGGTggcgatggattctacgacattccaaacgtcaagtacacatctttttttagaaatattggatgtacagacacgattttctcgagatttattatagtatagatagatagaagatagatttccttcgtttttcaaaaaaaattatagcttaaacaactacatctttttttgtttctcacgtgattttaatgaaataagttctagattcccttctggatcacaggctatccatctgtgaaagtctcatataaatccatttgttagtttccgagattatcgatatcatacagacaaacagccaaaccgacaaacagacaaacagaaaaaagtggtggcgatggattctacgacattccaaacgtcaagtacacatttttttttagaaatattggatgtacagacacgattttctcgagatttattatagtatagatagatagaagatagatttccttcgtttttcaaaaaaaattatagcttaaAAAActacatcttttttgtttctcacgtgattttaatgaaataagttctagattcccttctggattacaggctatccatctgtgaaagtctcatacaaatccatttgttagtttccgagattatcgatatcatacagacaaacagccaaaccgacaaacagacaaacataaAAAAGTGGTggcgatggattctacgacattccaaacgtcaagtacacatctttttttagaaatattggaTGTACAGACATGATTTTCtcgagatttattatagtatagatttccttcgtttttcaaaaaaaattatagcttaaacaactacatcttttttgtttctcacgtgattttaatgaaataagttctagattcccttctggattacaggctatccatctgtgaaagtctcatataaatccatttgttagtttccgagattatcgatatcatacagacaaacggacaaaccgacaaacagacaaacagaaaaaagtggtgccggtggattctacgacattccaaacgtcaagtacactcatttttttttagaaatcttggatgtacagacacgattttctagagatttattatagtactagcagggtacccgacgttgttcgggatgcgtatttatattaaagtggcccttattttttttttttttatttagtgtatgtgtacgacaaccaatcgcacacctaccaaagcatcgcagtacacacgaaaactttgcgccacctgtcagcgaatggataaaccgaattgcaccaaaaggtttgaatccctgattaacgcgtgtaaaaggtttaaatcttagctaaaagtatttcatattgtaggtaaatttaaagattttggagcaaatacattttgaccgataactcagttatcgattaatttatcgaaatatcacaaaattcaaatgaaacctgtgaccttcctctattgtttgatgcccatattgtacgcatatttagaggttttaggtaacctcattttaaccgattatcgtaatatggcagcgtgaaataattttttttggtacgccactgtatctattcatgaatttgatttttaatttatatgaaattgaaaaaaaaactttgctaaggcattttttgatatttgtttggaaactaagtgcattttccttcgttttcaaaaaaaaaaaatccttaaaagtagcttaattatagcttaaacaactatatcttttctgtttctcacgcgattttaatgaaataagttccagattcccttctggattacaggctatccatctgtgaaagtctcataaaaatccattagctagtttccgagattatctatatcatacagacaaacagaaaaaagtggtgccgatggattctacgacattccaaacgtcaagtacactcgttttttttttagaaatcctggaatacagacacgattttctagagatttattatagtatagattatagtcgactcaaaaacaaagcggccgactgttaaaaatttaaattaaattgtatATAATTATAGGCATTACAATTTCTATTATACAGAAAGTAATGTTATTTAAGGATTTATATAAGTGTCCCCAGTGGTGGGtcatcgtgaggagctcagaagggagcttacgcgagTTGCTCAGAAAGGACCTTGGCGCCCATAAGGGGGCTGATgcgacgtgctcataaaggagccaGATGCGCAGTAGGGGGAACGCGCGAACTGGTTGAAGTACCGATGTAGccaatccatccttatacgatatcgtgcctgttttcaacggaagaaataataattccagcatattaaaaaaataaattagcttgtatctcttagtttAGAAAGgtaagtattgcattacgtatagtgacaaaagtacattcaagactgatacagctatacaagtcactGTAGTGCGAGCACCAGATAAGTAGAGGATTGTgtttagcaaagtttcgacgacaaaggggtaaataaaaaggaaacgtAGTGTCTGGAAACCCTAGTAAGAACTGCAAAAAAACAATCGGCTGAGAAGGTCAGCAGAATCAATTGCTCCGATattgagcttatggatgaacaatacccctaGTAAGATTCTccggttttccagagtgggtaagctaataaAAAGAAGTATATTTCTGTATggtggaaggtggagacttgagtcccagttaaggccacgtaatgcgaatatcaaaaTTGCTTTTGAACAGACTCAAGACTCTTTATatgattttgagaaacagggcactaaacgcatgagcaatactcgagtattggacggatcagcgatgtgtaaagaatccTAGTGAGGTatggatcatcgaactctttagcctaTCTTTTAACGAACCCAAGTAcgcccaacgctttgttggcaatagatgaaatatgcatgttgaaactcagtttcggattaaaaagaacacctagatcatttacaatagatatacgcttcaaaggggtaccatctattacatacggTTTCAAAACTGGTTTCACTCGgcgaaatgtcatatgcttatatTTAGAGCAATTcgaagctagtaaatttgttgtgcaccaacaatgGAACGAGTCTAAGTCCGTCTGAAAAAGATCCAAGGctctcaaatcggtaggacagtaagtgtagcaaagttttacatcatccgcatacattataatatGGGAATGTAATATTATATGTGGCAAGTCGTTTATGAatagggtaaagagcaaagggcctagatgacttcccaaAGGAACACTGGAGAAAACTCCAAACGATTCCgagagattgcacttgaacaggagtttttgggtccggttagaaagatatcttttcagccacattaatagggcaaacggaaagcccagtaaatcaagctcatgaataagtaactcatggttgactgaatcgaatgctttgctgaaatcagtataGACGACATCCGTtagcttgttcgctaaaaatccttccataactaaagAGGTAAATACTAGcaagtttgtagtggttgacctttgacgaatgaagccgtgttggcatggagataaaagggaagagcactgatattgaagttgactggtaacaatctgtttaAACACTttaggaatagccgaaagtttagcaatacccctatagttctcaacttttgacctactacctttttaatataggggtataataaaagactgtttccaaagtgacgggaatgacgcagatctcAGAGagagctcaaataattttaaaataggctcatatatgttttcagcgcagtacttaagcacacaactaggaacaccatctggtccCGGAGAAAAGTTGTACTTCAaggattgaagactctgaagaccaatattaccatcaatagcaggattcctaatggaagtcgagctatctaagcgataggggtattgaccggaacgaaaaccactggatgaatacgtggacttaaaggactcagaaaatagttcagcaacgtggtcaacagtgcaagcttttttacatccaaaggttaatgagggaggatacccagaagttttccgttttgaatttacgaaactgtaaaacttttttggattttcaaaaaatttagctttacaacaacttaagtaatttttataataaagctAATTAAGATGGTGAaagttagaacgagctattagatatttagagaagTTTGCAGATGTTCCCGTTTTCTTGAATtccttataaagcctagatttgatgttattaagtctgataagttgccttgaaaaccaaggcggCTTATTCGAAcacagggtatagcgagtaggaatacaGGTATTAAAGAAGCCGTCAAGTGTACTGTAAAATATGgagattgccgaatcgacatcagtgcatgcATAGAGATCcaaccaatcatgggaagccaacagatcattaagcataatgaaattcgctttgtagaaacaTCTAGAACGGGGTCGATCCTGTACTTGAATTCTGCGGGGTagactgatatcaagtgatatctctagcgtaggttgcagagggtcttctggaagggataaaggtggaatTTGAGTAAGGGTAGtgcccaccgagccatccacaaatactaaatccagcattttgttTCTACTATTGGGAATGTTGTTAATCTGAAGAAGGGTGAGTCTAACAGGCAATTGAGAAAAtcgtgttgagcagtgggagttaaaaagtttgaatgaCTCATATTAACCCtgctaactgttggcaagttaaaatcACTAACAACAACAAGTCGGTTATTATCAcctaactgcgaatgcaaatcgcagatggccgagctgtgactagcataaacatccatatccgaacaaGGTGGAatgtacgaacagcaaacaattacgctataggtaccgaatgaaagcctaactgctatgaattcgatatgagagatattgtccagcaaaGTCAACTCAGATGAGAGGTTagaatcaacagcaataaggacacctcccgctctaaaAAAAACGGGCACGCCGATAAAcagctatttatttgaaaatacctCAGAATTGAAATTATCaagctttagccaggtctccgtaaaggTGACTACTTGTGCCGTAAAAGTGAAGCTATTAAGGAAAAAGTGGCGAGTTTTGATGGTAGgacacgaacattttggtaattaatgatgaGATGGGACGAATCAATAATTACCTTTGTGTTCTTGTTTCTGGTAATTATTGTAGTTTTATTGTTGTATCTTACATCAATATTGTGTAAGCATTTTAGTTGTACAAAACTTTGTTTTCCGATACCATCTACAATATATCCCTATCTTCTTCTCTTTACAGGTTACTTCTCTCTGCTCAATGACAAGGGTATGCCCACAGCAACTCTCTACACATCGCTGATACAGCTGGTGCGTGAGCGTGTGTATAAATTTGTTTCAGTTGACAATATGCCCGCCTTCACAGAATCTCAACCCAACGTAAATAACCCACCCGTAGAGGGATGCATACCAATATACAAtcaacaaccaccaccaccaaccAACAATCGACCACAATATGTAAAGACTACAGCGCGAGGTGGACAAGTATTTCGATTGCTTGCCGTCTTCGAAGATGGCAAACAAGATCATGCGACCGTCGGCTGCGCCGGAGGCGTAACAGCCAAAGCGAGCAACAATCATGGACGTGAGAAGGAAAAAGGGCGCTATGCTCAGCTGTTAAACGAGAATCGACAAGTGCTTTACGTCTCACTCTCCACGAAGGGTAAATATTATGAAATTGAACGAGGCATACCACAAATTCTGCAAAAACTGGGCGGTATTGGCAATGATGCTAACAAAAAAGTGAATCCCGATTGTGTGCATCGCATAACAGCACTGGTAACACCACAACGTGAATTGCCGCTCACGCTGCGCTACATTTCTGGACCGCATGGCTGCAATAGCGCAATaccagaaaatgtttgcttaacgcACATAACTACCGAAAATGTGGTAATCGCTTGCCCAATTGAAGATGTTGAGGTGCTAAGTCCACTACATTTACGCAAGCTGCATTTATCCAAAGAGATGAATTTACTAAAGAGCTCATTAGGTTTTGAAAGCGAACAACGTATGCTAGCCAATCCCAATGTGCAAAATATACTGAAATTTTGTCAATTCAATTGTgatcagtttttgaaaatggttGAGGTGGAAGTGTTGCATCGTCCCGAGCGTTCAGGTTCGAAAAGTCGTGGTGAAGGCTTGAAAATACTTAAGCCGCTACATTTGCCAAAGTTGCTGAGACGTGAAAAGACCACAATATCTGCGCATGAGAAGGAGgattcaattatatttttaagtaaatcaGATCTCGCCAATTTGGAGGCGAAGGAAACGGCGTCGCAAACTGCTTTGGAGAGCGCACCTGGTAGCGGCAACCGCATTACAGAAAAAATGACAGTTTTTCAAACGACCAAGAAGAAATGGTTTCGCAAGCAAGATAAGCACGCCGCACACACTATGACCTCCTACGAACTGGATATGCAAGCGAAACGCATGAGCATGGAACGCTATTCGGATATGTCGAAACTGTTGCAAGAACGTTTTGGCGACAAACCCAACGCACAAGCGCAAAATGCACATAAATCTGTGTCCGAGCCTAGCGGTGGCGCATCGGACATTGGCTGTTCAGATATGGAAACAACAACGCTCGCTACAATCGACGAGAAGCTGAAAAAGATTGAGACCAAAGGTAAGATAATGATAACAAAATCCATGTCGCTGCAAGACATCGAACTCATAAGCGGCGGTGGCGCCTCACGTAAACCTGACCTTCTACCCGCGGACACCATTTCTGAAGCGGGCACAGATTTGGAAGATCTTGAAAATCAAGATCCCGTACCACAATCATTTATCACAGAAAAACTCTACAATGAATTTCATGTAAAAACAAGACAGTACAGTAAATCCTCATCAAGTTTACATCAGCTTTTGAATTTTTCGCGTCCACAAAAATTGCAGCTACATGACAATAAACGTTCAATGGCGCAGCTCAAGCACCAAAATGTGGTAAATAGCGTGCCCGCAAGGCCAAACATCGACAGACGACTCGATTTCAATATTGGCGAGCCGGTAACGGGTAGACGCGCCGCGGGTGGCCTATCGTTGCTCGCAGGTAGCGCCAGTTTTGGCATTGCAACAAACCACAACTACAACAACTCGGCGCTTACAACACCGCTCACTCCCACCAGCTTAATCGACGATTTACCATACTCAAGCGTGCGCGATTCGTTAGTGCTCTCAAGTGACGAATCAGCAGCCGATAATCCAGCGGGTAATATATGTCAAGCGCTCAATCTCATCGATTACAACAAAGAGAATATCTACGCAGAAATATGTCATGACAATATTAGTTGCAATGCAGCATCATCATCGGCCAACTCGTCATGCACTACAACAACGGCAGCTGGCACTGTCGTTTCGGCTATGGGTGGCATACGGTCATCGATAACACGTGACAATTTCTCCGCTGAAACACATTCCACGCATATCTCTGATGATTATGGCGATTATGCATCGCTCACCTACGTACCAATTGAACGTCCTGCGCAAGCATTGGCTGCTGAGCATACTGCAGCTGTTGTTGCGCTCACGAAATCGGTAAGCGGTCATACGATCGCGAACTCAACAGGTTTAGCAGCAATAAGTCGCGTACAAATCAATTGCAACTCTGTCAGCCCTGTAAGTTATCATACTGTTTACTTAGGCGATGAGCCGCTGAATAGCAGTGGTAAGCAGCACGAGCGTGCAGGCAGACGCACGAAAGAGGTGCGCAAAAGTCGTGAGCATGTAACGACGGTGGCTTTGGAGGGCAACTCTTTGGGATATGAGGCAAGCAATGGTACTGGTGGTAGTGGCGGTAGCGGTATTAGTGCTGCGGCTGCGCATTTCGCCAATGAGATCGAAGAAATAGCCGacaatatatataatacattaaaaTGATGACTAATGTGATTTAGCTGGAAATTGGGTGCAACAGTATTTAGTATAATGAGCTATTAATAATGAGTTCTATTAAAAGGTCAGCGCGTCATCGTGTAACGATTTTGAGCTGAGAAAAAGTCAACAGAATAATAAAGCACTAGATTAAGTTGTTAAGCTTTTGTAATTGTATTAATACATGTACTTTGTTGAACAGGGGCCTTATGTTATAATTAAGTGGTGCATTCGGGAGCTTCGGTAAACTATTCGGTATTCACCGATAAGTCGTGTGAGCGTAGCGACAGTGATTtagtaaagcaagcagtcaatcagttttagctATTACTTCAAGGAGCGAAATTTCCATGCGTTaattctatgctcaaacattctccATGTCAACACATACTACGAAATAGTTGCGCTTGTATTCGAAGCTCTCCCGGGGTTTTGCACCACTGTTGTAAttcaattcagaaaaaaaaaaaatgcactcaATGCAAATTTCCTTCGAAATATATTTCATAATGAGGCTCCGGTTCCAAAGAAGAAACAGAAATGTGATGTAAAAGTTTTTATGATTCATATTAGTTAAGGtgcgtttattttatttattttttttttttcaagaatagGTAACATACCTATCTATACTAATTAACATTACAGCGATGAAtgtataaaatataattttaattgcaACTTTAGTATAAAGGCCCACTGttcaaatttgtatttatttgaattaTGTTGTTTGGTCTCATCATAAGCACATAATAAGTACTCTGTGACAGTGGATTAAGACTTTCACGAAAGTAGTGAAAATGCGCTATTAGTTTTCGAAATGTCAAAATAGTATACTAGATTTAGTgaacaaaattcaaattaaaatatcattatttcattttctaataaaattttttttgttcatgcAATTActgttaaagcaaaaaaaaaaatgtatctattTTTCTCCGACGCGTTCCACACGTTACTGCGTCTTCTTCAGGGATACTATATATTAATTCAAACAATTAGTCTTAAGAGGTAACTCGAAACGAATTTGCGTCTTGTGTTTACCAATTCAAAATGGCCTATGACATTGTAATGATTTTCCATCAATCCTTGTTAAGTTTAGTTATACGACAATAACACAAAAGTTAAAATAAGATTATTTCCTCACAAGAAACAAAGCGTCTAATGGCCCTACTGGGTCCTACCAAAGGTGACATCTCTCTCTTATTTTACATACTTGGAATGGTTCCTTTGAGAATAATCTCTGGGTTGAAACAACTTCCAACAGTCGCGTGACAGCACAGTCGCTGTGTTTTTATTTGCCGTCGCCACCGTGCGTAAGACTGGCATAGAATATTTCTCTCTCACATGCTGATTGTCTGCGCTCATGCTTTTGTAGAATTTATCTTAGCGTAACTGTAGAGCTTATATAaattcgttcgccgagagaggtcgTTTTATTTACAATTACAGTTGCCTTATCAGTCCACAGTAACATTTGGACTATCGAGTGGAAGATCACCATAAAGCGACTGCGGTTTCAAAAGCGgcctatctcagaaaacttttgaaaaacgccctacttaaaaattttatctcaTTAATTTCAGAAATACATTTTCTTAGCATAAATCCAATACTTTTACGTTGCAGATAGAGAAAAAATTAGCGTTCCTCAACCGAACTTTAAGAtgggtgtttttgaaaaaaaatcagaaatatcgaaaaaaaattcataaaaaatcgatgCATTTGTGTGACagctcaacatttttttttgattacaaatCGACAACTATTCGATATATCATCGATActtcttcgataacaaatcgataaattttttttactcaatattTCGATAAGAAGTCGTGAATTATTCGATAACAAAAAAAGGGAAAACGGACTAATCAGCTACGTTctcgtaagaaaaaaaaaatgcaaacctATTCCGATGCATATGAGATGGATGCTGGCAAAATGGTGCCTAAAACTATGCAAGCGCACTCATCAAATTGTCATTGTTTTTAGAGAAACAAGATTAAGTTTGCACGGCAATcacaattaattattttatttttgttttactgCGATACAATTTACATACCATTCAAATCATTTAAAACTTGGTAACTTAAGTTaaaggtagaaaaaaattaagtAGAGAACAATCTTTGCTACAAATATTGTGCTTGTAGTTTCTTTAAAGTATTACGTAAATTAGTATATTaatacattttataatttttattgtgaaTAAGCCTCAAGCTAAGCGAAATCTATACAATATGTAGAAGAAGATGCAGTggcaatgcaaaacaaaaaaaaaaaaacaacaaaaaaataagtctTACGGCAAATGATGCGCtagtaaaattatataaaattcatATGTATATAGTAAATACTTAGCTCTGTACAAGTATGAAATGTTAATAAAACAACCactta
The DNA window shown above is from Eurosta solidaginis isolate ZX-2024a chromosome 2, ASM4086904v1, whole genome shotgun sequence and carries:
- the B4 gene encoding uncharacterized protein B4 gives rise to the protein MTDSIKLSEMQRSSIEFERQRHLANWFIKSSPHMATPNTTHSAAAAATTTTTASVGATTENATTTTTTVNTVSPATKNTTATANQIGSGNHKNGMSSATTYHQQQQQQINAKHHNSTGGGSSSSNNPTSVFFLVSSAGNANGNIVNGKHSNNASSAATSVVAVPPNAISAVPGGPLGHFASVEGRKPKLRRFNSHDTSANMFSVADFENARLARRNEIEMKQRLARRMRMSANGGYAAGCMAGGLGASLASSNGMGSGCGLGGVNSIGIGMGTGGSSMSGGDYSTGDSKTSKYSNESQHEPLPADIFLDRYSLPRVVRISYKTKFSDETLQSSSSNGSSTATTNTTGTSASNSSVSACGVTVAAVNTGTSSSTASSSGNVNALSSSATNTSSSGERGSSKTPPTTASPTTITTHSNTTTTNSNSNIVDAENQEALGELFLLYRLIRQRHIYHGHNSKTAVANRKKGVLIPQEFPGYFSLLNDKGMPTATLYTSLIQLVRERVYKFVSVDNMPAFTESQPNVNNPPVEGCIPIYNQQPPPPTNNRPQYVKTTARGGQVFRLLAVFEDGKQDHATVGCAGGVTAKASNNHGREKEKGRYAQLLNENRQVLYVSLSTKGKYYEIERGIPQILQKLGGIGNDANKKVNPDCVHRITALVTPQRELPLTLRYISGPHGCNSAIPENVCLTHITTENVVIACPIEDVEVLSPLHLRKLHLSKEMNLLKSSLGFESEQRMLANPNVQNILKFCQFNCDQFLKMVEVEVLHRPERSGSKSRGEGLKILKPLHLPKLLRREKTTISAHEKEDSIIFLSKSDLANLEAKETASQTALESAPGSGNRITEKMTVFQTTKKKWFRKQDKHAAHTMTSYELDMQAKRMSMERYSDMSKLLQERFGDKPNAQAQNAHKSVSEPSGGASDIGCSDMETTTLATIDEKLKKIETKGKIMITKSMSLQDIELISGGGASRKPDLLPADTISEAGTDLEDLENQDPVPQSFITEKLYNEFHVKTRQYSKSSSSLHQLLNFSRPQKLQLHDNKRSMAQLKHQNVVNSVPARPNIDRRLDFNIGEPVTGRRAAGGLSLLAGSASFGIATNHNYNNSALTTPLTPTSLIDDLPYSSVRDSLVLSSDESAADNPAGNICQALNLIDYNKENIYAEICHDNISCNAASSSANSSCTTTTAAGTVVSAMGGIRSSITRDNFSAETHSTHISDDYGDYASLTYVPIERPAQALAAEHTAAVVALTKSVSGHTIANSTGLAAISRVQINCNSVSPVSYHTVYLGDEPLNSSGKQHERAGRRTKEVRKSREHVTTVALEGNSLGYEASNGTGGSGGSGISAAAAHFANEIEEIADNIYNTLK